In Cicer arietinum cultivar CDC Frontier isolate Library 1 chromosome 7, Cicar.CDCFrontier_v2.0, whole genome shotgun sequence, the genomic window ttaatttatataaatttaaactgTTTTTAAACAACACGGCTGAAACACAAAAATGTTTTACATAACTATCATTAAACTAATAGATATAAATAGTTTTGATGgttttagtataaaatattgatCATCATCTTATATTTTGTAGTACGAGAATGTTCAAACTTTTTTATAACAATGGGAAGGGGGAATTGGGTATACATAATTCATGCTTGAAAAGTTTGTCTAACCTTTAAGGAAATTAATACTAtgctaaattaaaaatatttatatttgaatatacaataaatatatataagtcaATATTCTTAATTTATTGTCTTTTACTTCGTATTTTTTATTACGGACAAAGCATTGATGATATTACaagtgaaaaatataaaataggagtactttatattgttttatgtgtaatcaaataaaattaattacattttttagaacagtagttaatattatttaagatttttaaaataattatattttttaaattattcccTTGGGAACTTGTTCCACAATGttttaaaatcgtacttaattaaagggtattttagaaatattggtaataaatataacattaaatgtagtatatttaatcaaaaaacataaaatatagtaCATATTAATAGTACGAGAGAGATAAGAtcataataaatagttaagcTATATTATCTTTGTCCTTTTGTGTAAATATATGTTGactaaattacataaattaaaaaacttaattatataaataaatttgttaacaatactgtttttcttttatattttattttgtggaaGTATTGTAAAATGACATATGAAAtaggacaattttttttttgttataatgaCTTGTATTATGGGTTGACGAAATACttgataaaaatattgtttttgttttttcatttatattttttgaaatattatattttttttacatgtataacgcgataaaataaattaagtcaCTCATTCTATGAAGTatagaataatattttctaactttATTCCAAAGTTTCAAGTTGACTTTTCATTATTTGGGTTGGAAacacattaatttatattgatagtCACAATTAGAATATATAAGGTCAAAgttttactaataaaaaataaaaaagggtcAATTATTTACTTCTTTACAAAAAAGGTTAAATTTTTACTTTCTTCCTCTgaattatttaaattcaaaaaaggAATAACTGTTATAGAAACTGtctaaaaatatcaatattttgtatgtatctttttaatccttagaccattttgattttagtgagtgtttgagaattaaatcacctaaatttttaaatcaaaaaaagATATATCCACGTATATGAAGGGTTTgcataaaaaaagtaaattgtGGACATTTTTTTGTGTGTATAACTAGTTAGGAGTGCAGACTATTTGACTTGAAAAAAATCATAACCTTTGCTTTTAGCCCTTTTTAAAAAGTAAGTTTTTGcgtttaaattttgaatatgtcATTTTTcacatgtgttttttttttaaatatgttgttTGTGGTTCTTTGACAAACATTAAACGATataaaactctataaatatttgagtgataaaaatatataaacatatatttagCTCCAAAGTTTTAGTGTATATATATTAGAGAAAATAAAGACatacattatatattttttacatggTTTTTGTGTATTCAAATTGTTGAATAATCAATAGCTTATATATTCCTTagtacataatttttaatacaactCAAGTCATTATATGTGAAAGCAAAACAGACAACAAATgtgtttgtatattttttattttatacaatagAAGCCCAAAGGctcaaaagaaaaggaaagctaaataaataaattgacatTAGTCTTTGATGCaagtttcaaaaatataattgaaaagaAGTTTATGAAGATTGTTAGGCAAAATTTTCACAATAGTCCAATCAAAATAATCTAAAACTAGATTGAGCTTAGCAAACCAATCATATATCTATTTTTGTCATCAAATATAAATGTCCTGAACATTTCaattaatagataaaaaattgtaaatttgatGCACtcaatagagaaaagacacttTTAAGTTGCAATTTATAGTGATCATATTGATTAAAGTTTTTGAGTTACTTTTCATAATAAGATGAGTGATTCTCTTCCTCTTCGTTATATCTAAGTGTCTCTTTACGATGAGACACATGATGGATCAATATGTAGAGTgtaattatcaatattttttgtaaaatttaaatttttatttatttaattaaatatttatttaattttgcatttattcaatatttaaatttttatgttaaaagtGAGAAAACTTCAAAGAGATTGAAATTAACCTTGAGagcaaaaataaatgaaaactaAGAAAAAAGTAGGAATTTTTAATATCCATGAGGTGGAAACAAGCAGAGAGTTTCCATCTAAAAAGTATGTTATTACATCATATGATTGATATCCATGACTTTTTCACGATCAACATGGATGATCAAATTGGACCGTGTAATAAGTTTGAAGAATATCCATGGGTTGGAAACATCCCAAAAGTTTCCAAAGATAACTAACCTATACCTTATTATAGTATAGTGACTCAAGCTTTTGCCTACCAATAAGACATCAACGTGCAATATAGTTTGAAcgaattaatttcaaataatttacaTCCTAGTAAACTAACTTTGCAGCATACAAATGTTTTTGCACCACGTTCTGTACCAATTTTATCTCCCATAACCATATCCCTAAATATCTTTAGAATTCGGTGGTTTTTTGTTGCCTCCATAGGATTCTTCGGAAACAGAAAACGTGGACCCTCCATCATATAATTCAAAATACACCTTCTAGAAtgagaatataaaataaacaactcttgctaattaaattttatttctataaataaatataattaggaGTAACTTTTACCAACTtgtatcaaatataaaaatatcaaattttcaaGTCACTTCCTAAAAAATATGTGATTACTTTTGACATAAATATACCCTCAACTACGATTTTCTTTAAGAATTGAAAAAGTGTGTATAAGAACATAACAACAGAgtaatttgaaacaatttttatataaacataagaatttggttatatatacaaaaataaaatattttaaaataaaatattatttaattatttaattatttttatatttgtgtgtCTTAATTCTTGTGACCATATaaaaactttttgataatttaatatttatgtcaaaaaaagacgataaatatatatattaatgtttttctttgagaaaattaaataattttatttatttcagtaAATAAACTTATTTCAGAAAAATGAGACATTCCAAAAAGAATGATGATAATGGTAACCTTTTCCGGTTTGGGCGAGCTTCAACAACAAACAGCGTCTAGAATGAATGAATGAGTCCGTCGACCACGTGAGACCAGAATCTAGAAACACGATATGAACATGTTCAATGGTTTCTTTATCTCACTTTCATCCCACCAAACTACAAAATTGAACAGTACTTATATGCAGCAAACATACAAATTGTAATCACAAGATTCACTacacaataaaaataacactTACACTTTGGTATGGTTGGTTTACTGTGAGAGTCCTTAAATGTTCATCATTTTACAAATGTTATATCAATCGAGATTCTCtttgattttttactttttactttttttttttaatttcctctccattattataaaatatgagGTGTAATGttttatgatatataaatatatttgaattcatCAAATGTCATATAATtctgataataaaaaaatagagaagataaaaaatatagaagatCCTAACTCAAGGTAGAATATGTAATCTTTACAAAATAAGTGTGATTCATTGAAACTTTGTCAGTTTCATTGTAAAATTATACACACACTCAAATTCAATTTAGTAAAATTAGTTGATATCTTATAATTTATTGATAGTTTATAGTTGATAATTTTaagttaattgaaatatttaataaaattagtagttgaattaacttaaaataacatttttaattaaaaataaagtttattaattaatgtttaagATATCTTTaagtagtaatttaaaatttatcaatttatatatatatatattatttattttaaattaaaattatttatacataatttaaaattataataaacaaattattttttaatctgatatatacttttgtttatttaactagtttatttatttaggttataataaataaattataaaaagtaaaaaaataattacaatattaaaaaataaaatgataaaatataaattcataaaccacTTAAATTATCTAACTACCAATGTTTTAGCCTAGGGAAGTTTAAAAACTTGTACCTGTAAGTCTAACAAACCTAACCTATCTCTATGCATCTTCCTTCCTTTGCTCTATTTCCATTCCCACACTCCACACACGTAACTAAGAGCTAGTCAACGGTCAACATTTCCTTGTTCATGTCACCATGTCTCTCCCATCCCACACACGCACTCCTTGGCGCGTGACAAAATCAAACAACAATCAACTTGTGAATGAATGAATAATCTAATCTCACTTCACAAGTCCCTATCCAACACACAGTACTATGAAGATGAACCCTTCTCCCCTGTTAATGTTATTTCCTCAAAGCCTAGAAAAGTAAACCTATCCCAACACACACTTTCTATTCTAATACTACTACCCTATTCTTTCACCTATCTCTCTCccacaacaaaacaaaaccaaaacaTTAAACAAATATAACAATACTCTTTTTATTTCAACCTTCTCCAACATGCCACTCCCTTCTTCCCGCCGAAGGAACACGgcaccaccggaaccaaatccACCGTCTGCTCCGGCGAAGCACCCTAAACCCACCACCACTAAAAATAGCATATTTTCACCTTCCCCTTCTCACCAAGATTTGATTCAAGCTACAAAGTCCTCTTCTTTTTTAGTTAAACCCTTCTCAAGCCTCAACTTGGGTAGCAGAAAAACTCGTACACCTCAAAAACATTCTCAAACTAAACATGTTGTTGACACACGTTTGCAACCCAAATCCATGACAACCTCTGCAATTCTTGATGATTCCTCAAAACCCAACAATACTCACAACAAAGTATCAACACCCAAGTTTGAAAAAgatagtatttttttaacttctaagAGAACACATAAAGAGAAACCTCAAAAACCTGGTTCAGAATTGGAAAGGTGGAAACTTCAGAGCTTATTGAAGAATGAGAAGAAGGATTCTTATAAAGGGTCAGTGTTTGAAGAAGTAAAGATTGAAAAATCAAGGAAACAAGTTGTGGAAGAAGGTGGTGATGTTAAGGAGAGAGTTTCTGTTTCTTCTGTGGTGGGTCAAAGTGGGAGTAGAAGAAAAT contains:
- the LOC101499740 gene encoding uncharacterized protein, with product MPLPSSRRRNTAPPEPNPPSAPAKHPKPTTTKNSIFSPSPSHQDLIQATKSSSFLVKPFSSLNLGSRKTRTPQKHSQTKHVVDTRLQPKSMTTSAILDDSSKPNNTHNKVSTPKFEKDSIFLTSKRTHKEKPQKPGSELERWKLQSLLKNEKKDSYKGSVFEEVKIEKSRKQVVEEGGDVKERVSVSSVVGQSGSRRKSLCGSMVDLGDFFAINGAKMVSADMPPFMQIHAVDCARKAFDSMEKFTSKTLALSLKKEFDGVYGPAWHCIVGTSFGSFVTHSVGGFLYFSMDQKLYILLFKTAVQKAD